The window GACGCTAAGGTAGTATTTCTGTGTAGTATTTATACTGCGGTTGTAACTAacagcagccagctcctctTGCGTTGCGCTGGCCCTGTGGTAAATGGCAGAGCCGGCCCGGGATTAGCTTCTTGTTCAAGGGATCGGCCATCTCTGAGACAACTTGTTTTGCTGCTCAAATGCTTCTGGACttcttgctgcctgctgctatTTTCATCAGTGTTTTGGGTGGGAGTCGGTGACGACGTAATTTTATAGTGCTGTTCCGTGGAGGGGTTTTGAAGTACATCTGCACGTAGGACACTCTCTGATACTTGAGTTCCCGTGCAGGCTGAGGAGATCAAGCAACATTTGTAAGgatatgttttccttctgtatttttgaTCTCAGAAGGGAGTCATAGAATAAGTTCTCTGCTTTGGAAAGATTGTGTGCCCAGATAAATATTAAGGCTCGATGACACCAGTAGAGCCTTTACTGTGGCATTTTTTTGTCATACATCTGAGTTATGGTACAGAAAAGTGAATCTGTGTTTTGCAATTGACACTGAGAAGTGTGTGGTTTGGGTGCTCTTTGTCTCATGTGTCAATGCCGCTCACCTCCAGTCTTTGGAATAATTGTTACATTGTAAAATCAGTCTCTCTCTCACTCTGGTTAGAGTTGGTTGGTTTTTCGGTTTTTCTATTTTGATGCAGTTTTATATCTGCATTTCGACAGAGGGCAAAAGTCAGTATTTTTGATGCtgttctctgtgcttttcaatTAAGTATGTATTTGATGAAGAAGAAATCTAACTCTTAGTGAAAATGAGGCCGTTAGTATGTTAATTGTTCCATGgtagtttgttatttttttttccttccccaattTGAAAGTGGGGTGAGGCTGGAGGCAGAGGCGGGCTCTTGCTCTGCCCAGACTTGGCGTCAAGCAGTAAGCTCTGCTTACAGTCAGTGGGTAGTAACATCTTCTTGTCACAATGAAAAGCTGGAAAACATCAGCATTTGCACTTGCAGTTTCTGTCTTTGTGAAAAGAGAATTCATGTTCCTTGGCTCCACACATTTCTCTGACTGCAGAAAGCCTGACTGTGTGGGCTTTGCTTGATACACAAAGATTTTTGGAGGCAACAGCAGTGAGGTGAGGACAATGCCACCATGCCAGAGGAGAACTGGGCTCACCGGTGCTGGCGCTGACAGTATCATGGCAGTACCTAAGGTCTCATCATGGCAGCACCTTTCAAAACACCCATTTCAGAGGTAATTCTGGCCAGAAAGAGCTTTGTGCATTTGTAGGTGTGGTGGCCACGCTGCCTCCGTCTCGCCCCAGCCTGCTTCTGCCTTcatgctgcagggctgtttcctCATCCTCCCTGCCCAGGTAGATCACGTCTTGGGAGCTGCCGTGGTGACAGTGTCACAACAGTGAGGACTTTACATTTAGAGAGATGTATTCCCCTGGGAAGTGATGGTGCAGTGCTGGTAGGCGCCATCCCTCTCAGCTCTCATCAGAACCACTGTGCTATTTGTCCTCACATGGTGGAGGGCTCGGGTACGGTGCCTTGATACATGAGAGAAAGGGTGGCTGTTTTGTAACCTTACGGTAGTGAAGCTAACGTCTGAGGTTGACGATTTTGCTAGGAAAATATTAGGGCACGTCTGAAGACAGCTCACTCAGGAAAACTGTCTAACCCAGCACGGGGGCAAAATGTGGCTGTGCCGCCTCCGGAGCAACTTGGGGAAGAGTCTGGGACTTTGCTGTGAGCAGGGCTCCCCTGCTGTCCTTGAGCTTGTCCCAGGAGGGATGAAACTGTGCCTGGGGTCTTTCCGCGCAGCTGGGCAGGGTGGTGGAGGGACGCTCACAGCGCAGATCCGGCAAgctgctcccctccctgccctgcccgagGCCCCAGCGCTGCTCCAAGCTTTCAGAGCGGGCGTCGCATCTGCTTCTCCTTTTACTCCCCTTCTACATGGTGTTGCTCTCTAATTCAATAGGACTTGACAATTAGGTATAATTTATTTAGAGTTGAAAATCCTGATAATTAACAAAGATTCTCATCATACAAGGCACGGTACAAAAcgaagaacaattttttttttttttgctgctatGGATCATTAATGTGCTAGTATATCAGCACAGGAAATTTCAGTACAGCACAGAGCCAAGCCAGGTTGCTTTTACGAGATGACAAAGATCAGTTTAGCCACAATACCAACCCAGATGAGGAGTGGGAAGtgttttttctgtgctgctgggacTTCACTTGTTCTGATACGTGAACAAGGTTGTTCACAGCTGCCTAGGTTATCATTGAATACATGGGCAAGTCTGCCGTGTGAGCAAGCAGGCATATGCACCACAAAGCTGATGGGTTACAGTAAGCAGAATGGGAGCAGAGTGTGGTGTGCTCAGTTGTACACAGGCAGATGACAAGGCACAGAATAACGATGGGCTTGAACAGGGGATCAGGGCTCtccttgatgatttttttttttcctgttgcatcAGTATCTCCCCTAGTATCACTGGGTGTTCACAGGAAAACAGGGTCAGGAATGTGCTGTCCTctctacattttcattttgtagaTCTTTGCCAACAGAGGACTGAAAGGATTGTTATAAAGGAGAATACACATTTGTATGATAAAAATATTGCTTATGCAAGATTCTGAAAACTGGGAAAAGGCCTCAAATGAGAACATCCATAGGGCACTCCCTGAGCAAATTAATTGGAGCCTGTGATGTCATTGTCAAAACCTTACTTACAGGCTAATAAAAACCCTGATTATCCAGAAACTTGGCTTATCCAAAATGGGGTCATGTCATCTGGCCAGGACCAAGTGTAATAAACTAGCCAAATGCTAGTTTAGCCAAATGAATGTAATGTCTTCTGTGTCATTTGGATGAATGAACTTCCATGGTATCTGGCATTCAGGCATAAGGGCTCTGTCAAGTGCCTGAGCACATACACATTTTGAGGCTACTCAAGGAGCAGGAAATTAAAAACCTTCCCCTGAATTTTGATTAGGGGTTCCACAGGCCAATAGCCATAGGGCTATTTATTTATCAAGTTACTAATTTCTTAGGccttccaaaaataataattgagcttccttttttttttttttctttctttcttttttttttttttccttgaaatcttCTATTTTCGTAGTGGTTAGCTGAAGTGGCATAgagtaaaataaaggaaaaattgcGTATGTTAAATTTCCTCTAAAATTTGGGAGCAATaccaagaattatttttatgtttagcTTTATACACTATGAGCTCATATTGTTCTTGTTTATCCTTTATTATGAATTGAGTGTTTTATGCTGGGAGGGATTTGTGTATTGATATTCATTGTCTGTAAATGTATTACAAACCTAGGCTTAGTAACATTTTAAGTTTTTGtcttttggtgttgttttacTCCGAGTATCTGCTGTTTCAGAGTATAAGAGTCTCAGATCAcgttcaaaacaaaatacattctcCAGCCTTCTGGatatcaagaagaaaaatgcttcaaGCATATCTTGAAGTCTccaaaaacaaaaggcaaatgCTGCTGTTGTTAATTGTGTTAGATCAAATCCAGgctcaagtggaaaaaaaaaaaaaagggtgacaAAACTTTCCTAATTCCAGTGGGACCAGAACTtcactccttttttctttttttttttttttttttgagcccgTCCCATGATTTTAGGGTTCCTGAGTCATAATTTCTAAATGCTTAGGGTTGGCAATAACATAAATGCACAGACTACTGTAATAACAACCTTCAGaggttaaaacaaacatttgatTTCCAGTAAGTGGAGTGGCAAACACATGCCATAAGCTGTGGTTTCAAAAAGCCATTAGTCCTGGAACAACAGGGTGTCCGTTCTAATAAATgttatctttttcctttcttttgattGCACAGATTATCCTTCACTCTATGCATAAATACCAGCCTCGTGTCCATGTCATCCGAAAAGACTGTGGAGATGATCTGTCCCCAGTCAAGCCTATCCCTTCAGGAGAAGGGGTCAAAGCATTCTCCTTTCCAGAGACAGTATTCACTACTGTCACAGCATACCAAAATCAACAGGTAACTCGGGCTTTCTGCTTAGCATTTTGCAGGCTTTTCGGAGAAGTGcgagacaggaaaaaacaatatATGTTGGTTATACCaccatattatatatatattatatatatatatatataccaccATGGTTTGGGCAGCATTGCCTAAACCCCTTTAATATTACAAGTAGCTTTCACTAGTAGTATTGCAGCAGCGCCCAGAGGCTATAGCTGAGACTTCAGGCCATGTGGACTAGGTGCTGCctgtaaaaagtaatttttgtaATGAAGATCTCACTGTCTAAGTTGACAACATAGTTAATAATGTCTTAATCATAAATGGAACAttgaagaagaaggaaaagaggaatttgttttttaaaggtatttttgtACCTGTACATGTAGATAAGTGATCAGATAGAATTTGCAAAGCACTTTTGTGCCTGACTCCAGTAATTTCAAAACTCTGTCTGAAAAATGTGCCCCAATACCTTAAAAGAGAAGCTAAGGTCTGAAGAAAGTAGctgtaatttttattaattgGATTCAGCATATATTATTAACTGAAATTTATCCACACAGACTCAACATTTGCCTCTTATCACCACTTGTTGAAGTATTCATATACAGAGTAACACCATATTTAGTGTTGGACATTTTATTAATTCCATATATGCAACTGTAGCTATATTTTGGGAGAttataaatgcctttttatcTTTACAGAGAGAACCGTGTCAGTAATGGCAAGAGAACCAACTAAATAATGAGATACAATTACTTCATGcctactgtttttatttaaatgaattacaagtattttatgtttttttttttttcctttttttttttagagagagGATAATAGCCTAGCGATAATCTCTCTTTTCACTCTTTTCACATTTCCTTCTTGGCccatacagaaataaaatttaatttaaattttattgtgATTAGGCCATGTACTCTCTTAGGTGAAGAATGACATTTTCCAGAAGATTTTGCTCAAGAATTCCAACCTGCCAGTTAGTAGCATTAAATACCTATTAGCTTCTCAGGGGATTTGCAAAAATAATGGTCAGAAGACTGGGCCTTATTTTGCAGTGTTTCAAGAGAGCTTTCTTAAACCATGCAAATAGTAAGACATTTCTACTTTAAATGAATGGAGCTAGAATATTCAACTGACAGTTTCATTCTGTCAGGAGAGTCgttttttgtatttcttagaTAAATTTGTAGATACTAATTTCTTTAATCATCTTCACAGATAACTCGCCTGAAGATTGACAGGAATCCATTTGCCAAAGGGTTTAGAGATTCAGGACGCAACAGGTAGGTGCTGGGAAGGAGATGGGCTTGTTGTTGCAGACAGAATCAGTTTGTGAAGGCTAGTAGCGGATATTCTTCATACAGAGGGGAATAGCTGTATTTACAGACAAATTAGTCTGAGGACTCAGACTCCCTGAGGGAGCACTTAGGCTTCCCAGTAACATTCTCAGTGGTGGCTTCCTGTTCCTACTCCTCTGACCCTCGGAGAGCAAGAACTGGTTGGCACGTGGCTTGACTCATGTACTCGAGTTTCCTTTGGAAACTGCAGTATACTGTGAAGGCTGAAAATTGAATTAATGCATCCTGAGGACTCAGATTTTCGAGAGTATGACCAGAGTGTGCTCCAGGACGGGGAGCAGGGAAGAACTGGCAGCCAAGGAGGCTGTGTCACCATTTTGCTGGGGGCAGTGTTGGGCGTCGCAGTGGGCATGTAGGTAATGATACTGACCTGGGCATGGGAGTTTTCAAAAGCCAGCAGgcaaggttggaagggagcaCAGCTGGCCAAGAGGAGTGGCTGCTCCTGAAGACTTCTTTTCCTCCTGGCTGGAGACACAAATTGCAGATACCACTATCCAACCACAAGCTCAGACTCCCCTGAATTTAGTGGCATTTAGTATGGATGAGTGGCTCATTGTTTTCTCTTAAAGGAGGAGAAACTAATTCTGCTCGTGCAGTAACCTTATGGTTATTACATTTGTGTAGGTGGGAGACCTGTGTTCAAATGTCTTTTTCACTTAAAGAGTTTTAAAGCCACTTCCTAAGTGAATGCTTTTCCTAGTAGGCAATAGATGACCTTGAAATGGGCCTGGTTTCCACCTCTTCTGTTGCAGTTGGACTGATTAATTGCTTGTTCTTTCTTGATCCACGATTCTTTCAAAATAGCAATAGGGAATCTGAGTAGTGCGAAGTGGAGACTTGGGTCTGGTCCCTGCTGCCAGTACAGATGCGGTATCTTATCCAAAGACTGTTCAATGCAAAATACTTAAGCCTGTTATGAATTGCATGTTAAACCATTTCAGctaaaaaaagaagcatttaatTGTGGTGCATAGTATACATCAGTTCCAGTGACCACTTTGCGTTTGCTGTCTACAGCTGCTGTATTTATGACTTCGCCTTCCAGAGAAGGGAGCAGACTGTGTACTGGGAGGAATGTTCAGAGAGTATCTTTTGTTAGCTGCTTTAGTGAGCTTTTCTTTTAGCACAGgctacagcattaaaaaatgttttatgcttCCACCTGAGTTAACTAAAGGTTGAGACttgccagcaaaaaaaaaaaaaaagagtattttttaGAAGATGAACGTGGGGTGGGGTTATAAAAATTTACAGGAGCACTGCAAGTGTCTTTTCAGTTTACACTTTGTATTTGCTGCTTTCTAAGGTTTTTGTCTTCTAGCAAAAACCAACTGGCATTACTCTGTCCTGAAGCCTGGAAGGGATGTCCCATGCAGTGGCATAAATAGACTTTTGTCCTCTTTTGTAGCATTCTATACTGCAAATAAATGAACAGTAACTTCCAGATAAATACAGCGaccaaagaagcaaaacaagctGTGTGTACTCGAGCAAGAAAAATATGCTGAACATGCCGTATTTGACAGCTTTCCATAGGCAATGCTATGCATGCTTATTGCAGAGCTATGAAATAAATGCTAAGGAGGCTTAATAAATGCGAAGGAGTCTTCTAAGAAGTATGCAAACCTAACTCCTCTGAAATTTCTGACTAAGTTAGGTCAGAATTTCATGTGTGATGCTGTATGAAACAAGAGAAAATACCCTTGAAAATAAACTGGAAAGGATCATTCTGAAAGGAGTCTTGAACTGGATTTACTCCTGGTATTGTCTGAATACGATGTAGGTGCTGTGAGTGTGTTGCATCTGCAACAGTGCAAATCCAGTTATAGTTACTGGGGCTATCCGGAGAGGTTTTTGGTTTGGCTGCTAGGAATCGGTTTGGTAcaggaattaaaacaaacaaacaaataaacaaacaaacaaaaataaaaacagccacATAATATTTGAATTGAAAACAGTTATAGTTTACAGAAATGGATTATGAAGCCAGTTTTGTAGAAAGTGCTTGTGTATAATTGTATAAATGTTTCAGAATTGGCTTTAGATAAGGTCCAAAAGCTTTTACTGTCATATATGCACCCATTACAGAAGTAACTCTTGCATACTCTTGTCTGTTGCAAATAGACATTTGTTTACTGATCTCAGTATTGCTGTTTTCTTCCGTAGGATCTGTGGCACCAAATAAGTAGGCTTGGGAATGCAGCTGAGATTTATAATTGTTGAGGAAAACAGTAGTTTACTCAGCTGATTATTAATTCACTCTGTTGCTGGACattgaaattaaatgttaagaTTTTGTTATCTTCATTGTTCTGGCTGTTATTACCTAGGCATTTTAGTCTGCGACAAGTGTGAAAAATGCTGTTCACAATTCCATCAAACTTTTCCAAGTAGCTTTAATTATTGTGGCTATCTCATTCTGCACTGCTGCATGCAATAATTCAgtctaattaaaaatattccctTTCAGGTCATTCCCTTTGAGCCCCAAAGGCTATTTTACAGAAATCAGTAGCTTCACCTTTTAAAAGCATTCCCTGTACATTTGCAAAGTGCAACAGAATTTATGTGCTGAGAATAGTTTCATTCTTCAGCTAGGCCTTAGGTTTGACCCTATAAAAACTTTTACTCAGGAAAGGACCAGAATTTCTCTCTTTAAATACTTCAGGAAAAAACATAACTGTTTTGTTAAATAAACTTGGCCATTTGATAGCATAAATTAGGGTGGTGATAAAATGTGGAAATTGTTCGAAGGCATCTTGTATAAATTATCACCTTGGCTACACTCCTCCAGGAGGTGGCTTTTATCTCTACTTTAACTAGAAATGAAAATTCACCattactgaagaaaatgaaggctATCTTTTTAGTCCAGGTTCAGCTAATAAATACTTTATAACTATTTCCTGAAGTACGTTTGTGATCCTCCTGGAAATGCAACGTGGAAGAAGCAGTATCAGAAGAACATGTTGGTAGCTTCAAATTGGTCTATTTGCATAATTCCAGTTTACAGACTGTTGCTGCTCAAAGGCAAGCACTTGTATTTGGTTTGTGCCTGATGTTGACACTTAACAGGCCTTTGGGGCTCAGCAGccaaaaataatagcaaaattATACCTCTGAGCtgcattatttataaaattctgTCAGAAAGCAAATGAGCCTTTACCTTCCGGAAATAGAGACTCTTTTAAATATTATCTACCAAAATTGTTTAGCcagatatttctgttttgtcatgACATtgttgaaagaaaatgattgaAGATTTTCAGTTTCTAAAGGCATTTTGCCCAGCACATAATGTCTGAAACacaatattatatttttacattttagtaGCAAAAGAGCTATACACCCATGCCTTGCTCATGTTGTGAGTACGATTTTCGAACTCACCAACAAAGTCTGGAAGTCCAGTTTCAATAACAGCTGTCAGCTGATCACCTTTGTTCTAGTCAGAAAGAGGAGATCATCTTTCTGGCAATTAGAGCAGTTGCTCTTATAGAAATATCATACTAGGAAATTATTTAACATCATAACATTTaacagctccccccccccccaaaaaaaaaaaataatcccccaaaataaaactgaaaaagaaaagtgggCTTGTAGAAAAAAGGAACTCTGCATGCTATCAGCCAAGTGACTACACATCACAGAATCTCATGAGTTAGCATGTAAGACTCttctaaaaagcaaaatgaacttCAAAATAATCCTGAAATGTTAATAGTTTTTACATGTTTCTGAGGTATTCAGATAAATGTGACAAAATACAGCTTTCTATCATAATGCAGTGATGTTTTTGTTCTAAATAGGATGGGACTGGAAGCTTTGGTAGAGTCTTATGCCTTCTGGAGACCTTCACTAAGGACACTTACATTTGAAGATATACCTGGGATACCCAAACAAGGTAACAGTCTTTGTggtttttcaaaacaaaaatgcatgaAGATAAAGCTTTATGCCCATCATTCCTTACAAAAATCTAGGTAAGTGTCTCACCTGCAGAAAATGCGACCAACCAACTGCAGGCCATCACCTCTCATCAGTATTAGTCTAAGTTAGAAAATAAGTGCTAACTTAAGGACTGTGGCAGCAAAAATGTTAGGTCATGAAGATAAATCAGATCACATGTGGAGGAAGATGACATTTAAGGACAGAATAACCTTTTAATGAGTGTTATGGTCTGGCTAGCTACACAAGGCAGAGTTATTATTAGTGAATTCTGTTGTACACATCTAAACTCAAATGCAGGAATTGCATTgcatttaagaaacaaacaaacaaacaaaaacaaaacaaaaaaaaaaagaggtgttaTCTATGTATTGAATAAACAGTTTCAAGCTTAAGTTTGCTTCCTCCTTGGAAAGCTTTCTTGATTCTTAAAGACCAGTAAGCTGTTCAGTGAAAGTATCTACAAACTTTATACGTATTCTAGAGCTTGAAAAAATGGATCTCCTCTCTGTTCTTTCTCCTGCTCCCGAGTCCATAACCTCTTGGCTTTCACTTTCCCTGCCATAAAAGTGGTGCTGTGTGAGAGGGGGATATTTAAATGGCCTGTGAGGATATTTAAATGGCCCCCTGAGAGAGGGGACTTTCTGTACTCTTTTCTAAGTTCCTTTCTTTCCAGAGCATCACTGTGCGTATAGAAAACTTCTCAGACTTTTCACAACTAAATCAGATGTCTTGCTCTTAAGTCTTAACATTTCTTGCTATCAAATTTGAAAACATCCTATCTGCTTTCTTGGTAATATATTCCAGAGTCATTAAGCACCTTCAgaacaaaaattcagaaaatacagaaacacacaaaagTCACTTTTCTTAACTTCTCCTTAGCCCACTCCTTTGAAAATCTTAAGCATAAGAGTTTGATGTGGGCAGTTAAAAAGGAGGTTTTTTTGCCAAGTCACAGATGTTTAGGATAAACGTAGGCAAACTTTTGAGAAGAGGGTGGAGCTGGGGGTCTGGTCCTTTTACAAACACCTAGAATGAGGTGGTAGCACCAGCCTTTGTCAGACTTCATAAGACTGGCAGGTAACTAACTGTGGAGTTAACCTGTCTAGGAGACAGACCAGCTATATCGCCCTGTTTGTACATAGCAGCACTGTTTGAGAGTAGGGGAATTGTTGTTGCTTGAGGTTAAGGAGCTTGTTGAAGTTATTGCTGATGTTCGGAGAGTGGGAACTAGGATCCGTGCACACCTTTAACCTCATGTGCCTTGGTGTATAGAGATTTAGAGTTTAGGCAAAGAGACTTGGTGAAAAACCCCCATTAGAAGTCTgtcctgatttttaaaattgccCATCTCAGACAGTGGAGGTGTTGAAATGGAAATCCTAGGATCTGTGGAATTTGGAGGCATCTCATAGTTCTTTGTGCCTGTAACCTGTTAGTAGAACAACAAGCTGGAGTCAGAGTTCACTgataacttatttttctttttactagcTCACCTGTCATGAAAACTTGTGAGCTTACTGACAGTATGTATCTCTGCGTCTTCAAGCTGTTTAACTATTAATGTGATTCACAAACAGGAGAGACTTCCCTGCTAAGTGATTTTGGCCTGGAAGGCAGTGAAAGGCCTAAATCCATTTTTCTAAGCTCATTTTCCCAGGAGATATAATTTCTAAGAAGAAGAAGCTTTTTGTGCAGCTTGGAAAAATTCAGTCCTCAGAAAAGCCTTCACCTGTAGTTAGCAGTTCATTTTTAGGAACACTCAGCACTGGTATTTGTGAGGATAAAAGTTCTGATACCAGTAAATGAACAGTTCACCCACAGTTTTCTGCGAACCTAAACACCCACCTTCACATTCAAGAAATGAAACAGCTCAGTACACACTTCTCAGCCTACACCTTTCCTAAGTTGTTTTATCTATGCGAGCCTCTATCATTTGAGAGGAGGAGCTGGTTCCTTAGCTGGCGCTCTGGCCATGACAGTTGGGCACAGAGAGAAGCATATGTCACACAGAGCAAGGGCTGAAACCCACTCCAGAGCATAGCAACAACAGAGACAACACAAAATTCATAACTTTGAAGAAGGCTTCCTGTGGTGTGGTACTTGAATGGCTACACCTTGGCTGccagaattttcttccagtgacAAACAAAGAGTGGTTAACCTTTTGAACAGGAGCTGTAAGGTTGGATGTATGGAGTGATGGTCGCAGAAGCATAGGTTGTGTTCAGTTCTTGTATAggtcatttctttaaaaatatgcatgtgCCATCCACACACACCTTCACATGTACATAACaatatttttgaattattttgtgCCAAGTGTTTCATGTCAAGggttattttaaaagacaaatgtCTTGATCTGTCATCTAAGAAATGAACCTTTCCTAACATGTTTCTTACACTGTCATATTCTCTTCCAGGAAATGCAGGTTCCTCTACTTTACTCCAGGGATCTGGCAGTGGAGTGCCATCTACCCACCCTCACCTTTTGCCGGGTTCCCCTTGCTCATCTCCAGCCTTCCATCTCAGTCCCAACACTAGCCAGCTCTGTAGCCTTGCTCCAGCTGACTACACAGCTTGTGCCCGCTCAGGCTTGACCCTGAACAGATACAGCACTTCTTTGGCTGAAACCTACAACAGGCTCACAAACCAAACCAGTGAGACGTTTGCTCCCCCAAGGACTCCCTCCTATGTCGGTGTGTCGAGTAGCACAACTGTGAATATGTCAATGAGTGGCAATGATGGAGATGCATTCAGCTGCCCACAAACTGGCTTATCCATGCAGATTTCAGGGATGTCTCCACAGCTCCAGTACATCATGCCATCCCCATCCAGCAATGCCTTTACCACTAATCAAACCCACCAAGGCTCCTACAACACGTTTAGACTGCACAGTCCATGTGCGCTGTACGGATATAACTTTTCCACATCCCCTAAACTGGCTGCCAGTCctgagaaaattgtttcttcCCAAGGAAGTTTCTTGGGGTCCTCGCCAAGTGGAACCATGACGGATCGGCAGATGTTGCCCCCTGTGGAAGGAGTGCACTTACTTAGCAGTGGGGGGCAGCAGAATTTCTTTGACTCTAGGACCCTAGGAAGCTTAACACTCTCGTCTTCTCAAGTGTCTGCACATATGGTTTGATGAAGCCTTTAAGTAAAAGTACAGTATGTTTGGTGTCTACAATGTATTTCTTCTGGAATATGAAAGGACACTCAATGTAGCTTGtaaagtgtgtgtatatataatatgaGAGGAAGTTTCACTGAATTTTTGACTTGTTTGCGGCCAGATTATTCTCCTATTTTGAGTTACACGGAGTTTGTTGCGGCGCAGACTGCTTTAGTTTTCTGGTATAATACACTTAGTTGTATAACACGTTGGGACATATGCAACAAATTAAGTAAGacttcctcccctctccccctcctct is drawn from Anas platyrhynchos isolate ZD024472 breed Pekin duck chromosome 3, IASCAAS_PekinDuck_T2T, whole genome shotgun sequence and contains these coding sequences:
- the TBX18 gene encoding T-box transcription factor TBX18 yields the protein MADKRRSSPGTTMSLKAHAFSVEALIGAEKQQQQQQQQQQQQRQPKRRKLGGEDEAADDEGGSGCCAKSSPAAGGRTCGDMELGCAARGPAGGGGEDGFPAGSPAASPGGSPKGSRPGSPLPAPQAPRVDLQGAELWKRFHEIGTEMIITKAGRRMFPAMRVKISGLDPHQQYYIAMDIVPVDNKRYRYVYHSSKWMVAGNADSPVPPRVYIHPDSPASGETWMRQVISFDKLKLTNNELDDQGHIILHSMHKYQPRVHVIRKDCGDDLSPVKPIPSGEGVKAFSFPETVFTTVTAYQNQQITRLKIDRNPFAKGFRDSGRNRMGLEALVESYAFWRPSLRTLTFEDIPGIPKQGNAGSSTLLQGSGSGVPSTHPHLLPGSPCSSPAFHLSPNTSQLCSLAPADYTACARSGLTLNRYSTSLAETYNRLTNQTSETFAPPRTPSYVGVSSSTTVNMSMSGNDGDAFSCPQTGLSMQISGMSPQLQYIMPSPSSNAFTTNQTHQGSYNTFRLHSPCALYGYNFSTSPKLAASPEKIVSSQGSFLGSSPSGTMTDRQMLPPVEGVHLLSSGGQQNFFDSRTLGSLTLSSSQVSAHMV